A region of Arabidopsis thaliana chromosome 5, partial sequence DNA encodes the following proteins:
- a CDS encoding DNA repair protein RadA-like protein has translation MLSQKKTERQSRVCEIGGFRTSELRTLTSNSGERFLSLLLMLIADMRCFRCFYTRAHSLLLLRSSNPVTVPISPVRFRLRLRRLSSSPVASVFDLHSSNQDANSNREDKDTKIGFSDDKSRKSGSNPPRWNPGEVVMNKSKKGKSKTVWVCESCGHSEGQWWGSCRACHKVGTMKRFSEGSESSASGGGGNGTGLGFTEGKGLSWLPEQATVQPHRLTDVIHGITQQQWRISLPGLFGNEVARVLGGGLAPGSLILIGGDPGIGKSTLLLQIASIIAEGSELAEPAPVLYISGEESVEQIGSRADRMRIQTEELYLFSSSDLQDILNKAHRLSPRALIIDSIQTVYLKDVTGSAGGLTQVKECTSTLLRFAKKSNIPVFLVGHVTKAGDIAGPRVLEHIVDVVLYLEGEESSTYRLLRSVKNRFGSTDELGVFEMANSGLEVVSNPSGIYLSQQNPDSDVLAGLAVAVVMDGSRSFLIEVQALCSPGSTVSRHVNGVQASRADMIIAVLMKQAGLRIQENGIFLNVANGMALSETAGDLAIAAAICSSFLEFPIPHGVAFIGEIGLGGEVRTVPRMEKRVSTVAKLGFNKCVVPKSVEESLKALSLKEIEIIGCKNLKELINAVFKG, from the exons ATGCTC TCGCAGAAGAAGACTGAGCGGCAAAGTCGTGTTTGTGAAATTGGCGGGTTTCGAACCTCGGAGCTCAGAACCCTAACCAGCAACAGTGGAGAAAGGTTTTTgagtttgttgttgatgttgatcGCAGACATGAGATGCTTCAGATGCTTCTACACTCGAGCCcactctcttctcctcctccgaTCTTCCAATCCGGTCACGGTTCCTATATCTCCGGTCCGGTTCCGTCTTCGTCTCCGTCGTCTCTCATCATCTCCCGTCGCCTCCGTTTTCGACCTTCATTCCTCCAATCAGGACGCGAATTCGAACAGAGAAGACAAAGACACCAAAATTGGATTCTCCGATGATAAATCGAGAAAATCAGGTTCAAATCCTCCACGATGGAATCCAGGGGAAGTAGTTATGAACAAATCGAAGAAAGGGAAATCGAAAACTGTTTGGGTTTGTGAGAGCTGTGGTCACTCGGAAGGGCAATGGTGGGGGAGTTGTCGTGCTTGTCATAAGGTTGGGACTATGAAACGTTTTTCTGAAGGTTCTGAGTCAAGTgctagtggtggtggtggcaaCGGTACTGGCTTGGGTTTTACGGAGGGTAAGGGTTTGTCTTGGTTACCTGAGCAAGCTACGGTTCAGCCACATCGATTGACTGATGTTATTCATGGCATTACtcaacaacaatggagaatTTCACT GCCTGGACTTTTTGGGAATGAAGTTGCTAGAGTACTTGGTGGTGGTCTTGCTCCAG gttctctgattttgattggtgGTGATCCTGGTATTGGCAAGAGTACTTTGTTGTTGCAG ATTGCATCTATAATTGCTGAGGGGAGTGAGTTGGCCGAACCAGCACCGGTTTTGTATATCTCTGGTGAAGAG AGTGTCGAGCAAATAGGAAGTCGGGCTGACAGGATGAGAATTCAAACTGAAGAGCTCTACCTGTTTTCGAGTTCGGATCTTCAG GACATTCTAAACAAAGCTCATCGACTATCTCCTCGAGCTCTCATAATTGACTCAATTCAAACCGTTTACCTAAAAGATGTGACTGGAAGTGCTGGTGGTCTCACACag GTTAAAGAATGCACATCAACCCTGTTGCGTTTTGCTAAGAAATCTAATATCCCTGTTTTCTTG GTTGGACATGTTACGAAAGCGGGCGATATTGCAGGACCTCGTGTTTTGGAGCACATAGTAGATGTTGTCTTGTACTTGGAG GGTGAAGAGTCATCAACGTACCGCTTGCTTCGATCTGTGAAGAATCGGTTTGGGTCGACTGATGAA CTTGGAGTTTTTGAAATGGCAAACTCAGGACTTGAAGTGGTCTCAAACCCAAGTGGCATATATCTTAGTCAACAGAACCCAGATTCAGATGTTTTAGCTGGATTAGCTGTAGCAGTTGTTATGGATGGATCTCGGAGTTTCCTAATTGAAGTTCAG GCATTGTGTTCCCCTGGCTCAACAGTTTCAAGGCATGTCAATGGTGTTCAAGCAAGCAGAGCTGACATGATAATTGCA GTTCTTATGAAGCAAGCTGGTCTTAGAATTCAGGAAAAT GGGATTTTTCTGAACGTCGCTAACGGAATGGCTCTTTCTGAGACTGCTGGTGACCTTGCAATAGCAGCAGCTATTTGTAGCAG TTTCTTGGAGTTTCCAATTCCTCACGGTGTAGCATTCATTGGCGAGATTGGTCTTGGGGGAGAGGTTCGCACG GTACCAAGAATGGAGAAAAGGGTGAGTACAGTGGCAAAGCTTGGGTTTAACAAATGTGTAGTTCCTAAATCAGTGGAGGAATCACTTAAGGCGTTGAGTTTGAAAGAGATTGAGATAATCGGATGCAAGAATCTGAAAGAGTTAATCAATGCTGTGTTTAAGGGATAA
- a CDS encoding DNA repair protein RadA-like protein, with protein MLIADMRCFRCFYTRAHSLLLLRSSNPVTVPISPVRFRLRLRRLSSSPVASVFDLHSSNQDANSNREDKDTKIGFSDDKSRKSGSNPPRWNPGEVVMNKSKKGKSKTVWVCESCGHSEGQWWGSCRACHKVGTMKRFSEGSESSASGGGGNGTGLGFTEGKGLSWLPEQATVQPHRLTDVIHGITQQQWRISLPGLFGNEVARVLGGGLAPGSLILIGGDPGIGKSTLLLQIASIIAEGSELAEPAPVLYISGEESVEQIGSRADRMRIQTEELYLFSSSDLQDILNKAHRLSPRALIIDSIQTVYLKDVTGSAGGLTQVKECTSTLLRFAKKSNIPVFLVGHVTKAGDIAGPRVLEHIVDVVLYLEGEESSTYRLLRSVKNRFGSTDELGVFEMANSGLEVVSNPSGIYLSQQNPDSDVLAGLAVAVVMDGSRSFLIEVQALCSPGSTVSRHVNGVQASRADMIIAVLMKQAGLRIQENGIFLNVANGMALSETAGDLAIAAAICSSFLEFPIPHGVAFIGEIGLGGEVRTVPRMEKRVSTVAKLGFNKCVVPKSVEESLKALSLKEIEIIGCKNLKELINAVFKG; from the exons atgttgatcGCAGACATGAGATGCTTCAGATGCTTCTACACTCGAGCCcactctcttctcctcctccgaTCTTCCAATCCGGTCACGGTTCCTATATCTCCGGTCCGGTTCCGTCTTCGTCTCCGTCGTCTCTCATCATCTCCCGTCGCCTCCGTTTTCGACCTTCATTCCTCCAATCAGGACGCGAATTCGAACAGAGAAGACAAAGACACCAAAATTGGATTCTCCGATGATAAATCGAGAAAATCAGGTTCAAATCCTCCACGATGGAATCCAGGGGAAGTAGTTATGAACAAATCGAAGAAAGGGAAATCGAAAACTGTTTGGGTTTGTGAGAGCTGTGGTCACTCGGAAGGGCAATGGTGGGGGAGTTGTCGTGCTTGTCATAAGGTTGGGACTATGAAACGTTTTTCTGAAGGTTCTGAGTCAAGTgctagtggtggtggtggcaaCGGTACTGGCTTGGGTTTTACGGAGGGTAAGGGTTTGTCTTGGTTACCTGAGCAAGCTACGGTTCAGCCACATCGATTGACTGATGTTATTCATGGCATTACtcaacaacaatggagaatTTCACT GCCTGGACTTTTTGGGAATGAAGTTGCTAGAGTACTTGGTGGTGGTCTTGCTCCAG gttctctgattttgattggtgGTGATCCTGGTATTGGCAAGAGTACTTTGTTGTTGCAG ATTGCATCTATAATTGCTGAGGGGAGTGAGTTGGCCGAACCAGCACCGGTTTTGTATATCTCTGGTGAAGAG AGTGTCGAGCAAATAGGAAGTCGGGCTGACAGGATGAGAATTCAAACTGAAGAGCTCTACCTGTTTTCGAGTTCGGATCTTCAG GACATTCTAAACAAAGCTCATCGACTATCTCCTCGAGCTCTCATAATTGACTCAATTCAAACCGTTTACCTAAAAGATGTGACTGGAAGTGCTGGTGGTCTCACACag GTTAAAGAATGCACATCAACCCTGTTGCGTTTTGCTAAGAAATCTAATATCCCTGTTTTCTTG GTTGGACATGTTACGAAAGCGGGCGATATTGCAGGACCTCGTGTTTTGGAGCACATAGTAGATGTTGTCTTGTACTTGGAG GGTGAAGAGTCATCAACGTACCGCTTGCTTCGATCTGTGAAGAATCGGTTTGGGTCGACTGATGAA CTTGGAGTTTTTGAAATGGCAAACTCAGGACTTGAAGTGGTCTCAAACCCAAGTGGCATATATCTTAGTCAACAGAACCCAGATTCAGATGTTTTAGCTGGATTAGCTGTAGCAGTTGTTATGGATGGATCTCGGAGTTTCCTAATTGAAGTTCAG GCATTGTGTTCCCCTGGCTCAACAGTTTCAAGGCATGTCAATGGTGTTCAAGCAAGCAGAGCTGACATGATAATTGCA GTTCTTATGAAGCAAGCTGGTCTTAGAATTCAGGAAAAT GGGATTTTTCTGAACGTCGCTAACGGAATGGCTCTTTCTGAGACTGCTGGTGACCTTGCAATAGCAGCAGCTATTTGTAGCAG TTTCTTGGAGTTTCCAATTCCTCACGGTGTAGCATTCATTGGCGAGATTGGTCTTGGGGGAGAGGTTCGCACG GTACCAAGAATGGAGAAAAGGGTGAGTACAGTGGCAAAGCTTGGGTTTAACAAATGTGTAGTTCCTAAATCAGTGGAGGAATCACTTAAGGCGTTGAGTTTGAAAGAGATTGAGATAATCGGATGCAAGAATCTGAAAGAGTTAATCAATGCTGTGTTTAAGGGATAA
- a CDS encoding maternally expressed family protein (Maternally expressed gene (MEG) family protein; LOCATED IN: endomembrane system; BEST Arabidopsis thaliana protein match is: Maternally expressed gene (MEG) family protein (TAIR:AT1G10747.1); Has 16 Blast hits to 16 proteins in 2 species: Archae - 0; Bacteria - 0; Metazoa - 0; Fungi - 0; Plants - 16; Viruses - 0; Other Eukaryotes - 0 (source: NCBI BLink).) yields MISSSHFAIFCIILVSLFALQQYEIGNMEENLNASKIVVYLSPCVRKRCSFSLFKNCHCCRGKYHFCSKNIKVCEKECLRLNPPRPLP; encoded by the exons ATGATCTCATCATCACATTTCGCTATCTTTTGCATCATCCTCGTTTCATTGTTTGCTCTTCAACAAT atgAAATTGGAAACATGGAAGAGAATCTGAACGCCAGCAAAATAGTTGTATATCTATCACCGTGTGTTAGAAAACGTTGTAGCTTTAGCTTATTCAAGAACTGTCATTGCTGCAGAGGGAAGTATCACTTTTGTTCAAAGAACATAAAAGTATGCGAGAAGGAGTGTCTTAGACTTAACCCACCGCGACCTCTGCCATAG